A genomic window from Streptomyces sp. MST-110588 includes:
- a CDS encoding type I polyketide synthase, producing the protein MATSFSDYPIAVVGAGCRLPGKVQSLADLWRLLAEEQYAVREVPPDRWTQAELAELPAQVLARMRHGGFLDGDVYAFDAAAFGMNEHEARFADPQHRLLWEVVWEALEHAGMPPMGLAGARVGQYFGSYAKDYLLRTQRGPTDCDPYTFFTALDSVVTGRLGFLLDVRGPALPVEGACASSLMAVHAACQALRAGEVEVALAGGTQLALGPELVASFARWEGYSPTGQSRPFDAQADGFVRAEGCGVVVLKRLAEALRAGDRVLAVLRGSAVNVNGMGTRLTAPSAAAQVEVYRTALACAGVDPGDVGMVEAHGPGTPAGDPVEFASVAEVYGAGRGRCALGSVKSNIGHAEAASGMAGLLKAIAAVRHGAVPATLHFTRWNPLMDPDGTRLFVPTAMVPWPVAGAGRLAAVSSFGATGSNGHVIVEAPPQRTAPVSRRRAPADAPARSGAAGGADSEVRAFLLSGRTYGAVRESAGRLALWLEADGANALLADVAHTLAVRRSHSVYRAAVTAGGRAQLLARLRAVHEGRPVDGVAHGEQVPGAGERGPVWVFAGHGSQWAGMCRGLLDTDAAFTAAIDELEPLVAAESGFSLRTTLTARQVVTGFDRVQPTLFAVQMGLAAMWRSWGVEPAAIIGYSMGEAAAAVTAGALSVADGVGVICRRSRLILRTAGQGLMASVALGHREVEERLARENVVGVSVAVITAPHLTVIGGDAAQVRALAARWEAQGIGIRLVNVDVASHTGHMDALKTALTQELAGLQPSPARVPFYTTALDDPREAAGFDAAYWFANQRRPVQFAQAVRAAWDDGYRLFVELGPHPLLSGAIPASAGGPVAAVASLLRDSDERSAFLAQLAAFHTAGGNVDWARHYGDGRLVDAPATTWERQHLSVPPSRPRAAAGVAGHPLVGPHVADPDTDGRHLWQARLDPQQVPWLADHTFNGAPVLFATAYAEMCVQAALDLFGGAPGHVRVTDLHIHRALAVARPVTVTAHATLARPGRAEWAVETGNAQDGRTHHATARLEHLDLSAPAWQDAPEQPDLDALRAAHRHAIDTGAFYTDVRETLGVHYGPAFQGLRSLRAHDGPDGTSVLASYSLPDAARPASRHLHCHPVILDTAGQAAVAAWRHATETAEGGIVVTRIGCLRLYGELPATGWLHARTHQAGPRSARATVRILSPGGVVAAELAGIELTSVPTRRPDEHLQTRLLGLDWSETPLPAVPADTTGRWLLVHTGNGRPFAETLAAALSASGTRAGLAPADDTPALRPPPGDDHHRVTGVVFVPGTAGADDGDQAIALAQEHVIRLVHLAQVLTAGDDGGGPVRLWALTRNAETTAAGEMPNLAQAGLRGALRTLGYEHPRLTPTLLDTDAHTSPNRLARELLTCPATEDHIAYRNGRRLLACLRPAPLTAGDRRRRTADFTRERADLAARTPGDLDSLELIAVPRRPPGPRDVEIRVHATGLNFSHVLTTAGHYARPGQDPQLQTAFDCAGTISAVGCEVTHLREGERVAAFAAAPYLGSSYVTVRADWPVLPVPDAMSLTDAACLPIAYLTAWHGLRNLARLQAGQRVLIHCASGGMGLAAVNVARLCGAEIWATAGTEAKRTYLRGQGIGQVLDSRTLDFADHLRQATNGHGIDVVWNCLAGPAQAASLDLLVPGGRFIEIGKKDVYDGTRLSLVPFGRNLSFHTLYLTRDWPQHPELTRTATEVTQALAQGLLPPLPVTAHPVTDAADAYRTLAQGRHTGRLALTWPAHGSAELPVRPQDVPLVRDDGSYLITGGLGGLGLLAARWLTDHYAGTVILTSRDAPDPHTGQHIEELRQRGTRIEVVLGDIAAPGTAERLVQAATATGHRLAGVLHAAAVIEDATTETLTDDLIRRVWHPKTTGTWRLHQATATHDLDWWVAYSSAASTLGNGGQTAYAAANAWLEEFTSWRRAQGLPATCIAWGPWADVGAGAFMQARGYEMIAPEEGMAALRHLLAHGRPRTTYTPADYHRWLQAHPTADRLAYFAPLLGTTAHATDTGPNLSTALARCTTQAERHHLLQQAVITHTATVLHHDPAALTPATAFNAIGLDSLMSTSLRNKLEHDTGLRIPPSVMWAQHNPADLTHYLLEQLPTPAHQCTAPNGNTHTSAAGTPPPPNASAPTTGPTGTGLRPGAGSPSR; encoded by the coding sequence GTGTATGCGTTCGATGCGGCCGCGTTCGGGATGAATGAGCACGAGGCGCGGTTCGCCGATCCGCAGCACCGGCTGCTGTGGGAGGTGGTGTGGGAGGCGCTGGAACACGCCGGGATGCCACCGATGGGGCTGGCGGGGGCGCGGGTGGGGCAGTACTTCGGCTCCTACGCCAAGGACTACCTCCTGCGCACGCAGCGCGGGCCGACGGACTGTGACCCGTACACGTTCTTCACCGCCCTGGACAGCGTGGTCACCGGCCGGCTCGGTTTTCTGCTGGATGTGCGGGGTCCGGCCCTGCCCGTGGAGGGGGCGTGCGCCTCGTCGTTGATGGCGGTGCACGCGGCCTGCCAGGCCCTGCGGGCCGGGGAGGTGGAGGTGGCGCTGGCCGGGGGTACGCAACTGGCGCTGGGGCCGGAGCTGGTGGCCTCGTTCGCCCGCTGGGAGGGGTATTCGCCGACGGGGCAGTCGCGGCCGTTCGATGCGCAGGCGGACGGCTTCGTGCGGGCCGAGGGGTGCGGGGTGGTGGTGCTCAAGCGGCTCGCGGAGGCTCTGCGGGCCGGGGACCGGGTGCTGGCGGTGCTGCGGGGCTCGGCGGTGAACGTCAACGGCATGGGGACGCGTCTGACGGCCCCGTCGGCTGCGGCACAGGTGGAGGTGTACCGGACGGCGCTGGCGTGTGCGGGGGTGGACCCGGGGGATGTGGGCATGGTGGAGGCCCATGGCCCGGGGACGCCGGCCGGGGATCCGGTGGAGTTCGCGTCGGTGGCCGAGGTGTACGGGGCGGGCCGCGGCAGGTGTGCGCTGGGCTCGGTGAAGTCGAACATCGGGCACGCGGAGGCGGCCTCGGGGATGGCCGGGCTGCTGAAGGCGATCGCGGCGGTGCGGCACGGGGCGGTCCCGGCCACGTTGCACTTCACGCGGTGGAATCCGCTGATGGACCCGGACGGGACGCGGTTGTTCGTGCCGACCGCCATGGTGCCCTGGCCGGTCGCGGGTGCGGGGCGGCTGGCTGCGGTGTCGTCTTTCGGCGCCACTGGCAGCAACGGGCACGTCATCGTCGAAGCGCCCCCACAGCGTACGGCGCCCGTCTCCCGCCGTCGGGCGCCAGCCGATGCGCCCGCGCGCTCCGGTGCGGCGGGTGGTGCGGACAGCGAGGTCCGGGCGTTCTTGTTGTCCGGCCGCACGTATGGCGCGGTGCGTGAGTCCGCGGGGCGCCTGGCGCTCTGGCTGGAGGCCGACGGCGCCAACGCTTTGTTGGCGGATGTGGCCCACACGCTGGCGGTGCGTCGCTCACACTCCGTTTACCGGGCAGCCGTGACGGCCGGCGGCCGGGCGCAGTTGCTGGCGCGGCTGCGGGCCGTGCACGAGGGCCGGCCGGTGGACGGCGTGGCGCACGGGGAGCAGGTGCCGGGGGCCGGGGAGCGCGGGCCGGTGTGGGTGTTCGCCGGGCACGGCTCGCAGTGGGCCGGGATGTGCCGAGGTCTGCTGGATACGGATGCGGCCTTCACCGCCGCGATCGACGAGCTGGAGCCGCTGGTGGCGGCCGAGTCGGGTTTCTCGCTGCGTACCACGCTGACGGCCCGGCAGGTGGTGACCGGCTTCGACCGTGTCCAGCCCACGCTGTTCGCCGTGCAGATGGGCCTGGCGGCGATGTGGCGCTCTTGGGGCGTGGAGCCCGCCGCGATCATCGGCTACTCCATGGGCGAGGCCGCGGCCGCGGTCACCGCGGGGGCGTTGAGCGTGGCGGACGGGGTCGGTGTGATCTGCCGCCGCTCCCGGCTGATCCTGCGCACGGCGGGACAGGGGCTGATGGCCTCGGTGGCCCTGGGCCACCGTGAGGTCGAAGAGCGGCTCGCGCGGGAGAACGTGGTCGGGGTGTCGGTCGCGGTGATCACCGCCCCGCATCTGACGGTCATCGGCGGGGACGCGGCGCAGGTGCGCGCCCTGGCCGCACGCTGGGAGGCCCAGGGCATCGGGATCCGGCTGGTCAACGTGGATGTGGCCTCGCACACCGGGCACATGGACGCGCTCAAGACGGCACTCACCCAGGAACTGGCCGGCCTGCAGCCGAGCCCGGCCCGCGTCCCCTTTTACACCACGGCGCTGGACGACCCGCGCGAGGCGGCCGGCTTCGATGCCGCCTACTGGTTCGCCAACCAGCGTCGGCCGGTGCAGTTCGCGCAAGCCGTACGGGCGGCCTGGGACGACGGGTACCGGCTGTTCGTCGAACTCGGCCCGCACCCCCTGCTGAGCGGTGCCATCCCCGCCAGCGCCGGCGGCCCCGTCGCCGCCGTCGCGTCCCTGCTGCGCGACAGCGACGAGCGCAGCGCCTTCCTGGCGCAGCTCGCCGCCTTCCACACGGCCGGAGGGAACGTCGACTGGGCACGCCACTACGGAGACGGCCGGCTGGTGGACGCTCCGGCCACGACGTGGGAACGCCAGCACCTGTCGGTCCCGCCGTCGCGTCCCCGCGCGGCAGCAGGGGTGGCCGGACACCCGCTGGTGGGTCCGCACGTGGCGGACCCGGACACCGACGGCCGTCACCTGTGGCAGGCCCGGCTCGACCCCCAGCAGGTGCCCTGGCTGGCCGATCACACCTTCAACGGCGCCCCCGTGCTGTTCGCGACCGCCTACGCGGAGATGTGCGTACAGGCGGCCCTCGACCTCTTCGGCGGTGCGCCCGGGCACGTCCGTGTCACCGACTTGCACATCCACCGGGCGCTGGCGGTAGCGCGCCCGGTGACGGTGACCGCACACGCCACCCTTGCCCGCCCCGGCCGGGCCGAGTGGGCCGTGGAGACGGGCAACGCCCAGGACGGCCGCACCCACCACGCCACCGCCCGCCTTGAGCACCTGGACCTCAGCGCCCCGGCTTGGCAGGACGCGCCCGAACAGCCAGACCTCGATGCGCTGCGGGCCGCCCACCGCCACGCCATCGACACCGGCGCCTTTTACACCGACGTACGGGAGACGCTGGGCGTGCACTACGGCCCGGCCTTCCAGGGGCTGCGCTCGCTGCGGGCGCACGACGGGCCGGACGGCACCAGCGTCCTCGCCTCCTACAGCCTGCCCGACGCCGCCCGCCCGGCCTCACGGCACCTGCACTGCCACCCGGTCATCCTGGACACCGCCGGCCAGGCCGCGGTCGCGGCGTGGCGACACGCCACCGAGACGGCCGAAGGCGGCATCGTCGTCACCCGCATCGGCTGCCTGCGGCTGTACGGCGAGCTTCCGGCCACCGGCTGGCTGCACGCCCGCACCCACCAGGCGGGCCCGCGCTCGGCCCGCGCCACGGTCCGCATCCTGTCCCCGGGCGGAGTCGTGGCGGCCGAACTGGCCGGCATCGAACTGACCAGCGTGCCCACACGCCGCCCCGACGAACACCTCCAGACCCGGCTGCTGGGCCTTGACTGGAGCGAAACCCCCCTGCCCGCCGTCCCCGCGGACACCACCGGGCGCTGGCTGCTGGTCCACACCGGCAACGGGCGGCCCTTCGCCGAAACCCTGGCCGCCGCCCTGTCCGCCAGCGGCACCCGCGCCGGCCTCGCCCCAGCCGACGACACCCCCGCACTGCGACCGCCCCCGGGCGATGACCACCACCGGGTGACCGGTGTGGTCTTCGTGCCCGGCACCGCAGGGGCCGACGATGGCGACCAGGCGATCGCCCTGGCGCAAGAGCACGTCATCCGCCTCGTGCACCTGGCCCAGGTGCTCACCGCCGGGGACGACGGCGGGGGCCCGGTGCGGCTGTGGGCGCTGACCCGCAACGCCGAGACCACCGCGGCCGGCGAGATGCCCAACCTGGCTCAGGCCGGGCTACGCGGCGCCCTGCGCACCCTCGGCTACGAACACCCCCGGCTGACCCCCACCCTCCTCGACACCGACGCGCACACCTCGCCCAACCGCCTCGCCCGAGAACTCCTGACCTGCCCCGCCACCGAGGACCACATCGCCTACCGCAACGGACGGCGCCTGCTCGCCTGCCTGCGCCCCGCCCCCTTGACAGCCGGTGACCGGCGCCGCCGCACCGCCGACTTCACCCGCGAGCGCGCCGACCTCGCCGCCCGCACCCCCGGCGACCTGGACTCGCTCGAACTGATCGCTGTCCCCCGCCGGCCCCCGGGCCCGCGCGACGTCGAAATCCGGGTGCACGCCACCGGCCTGAACTTCTCCCATGTCCTGACCACGGCGGGCCACTACGCCCGCCCCGGACAGGACCCGCAACTGCAGACCGCCTTCGACTGCGCCGGCACCATCAGCGCCGTCGGATGCGAGGTCACCCACCTGCGCGAGGGCGAGCGGGTCGCCGCCTTCGCCGCGGCCCCCTACCTCGGCTCCTCCTACGTGACCGTGCGGGCCGACTGGCCTGTCCTGCCGGTCCCGGACGCCATGAGCCTGACGGACGCCGCCTGTCTGCCCATCGCCTACCTCACCGCCTGGCACGGCCTGCGCAACCTGGCCCGCCTCCAGGCCGGACAGCGCGTCCTGATCCACTGCGCCAGCGGCGGCATGGGCCTGGCGGCCGTCAACGTGGCCCGGCTGTGCGGGGCCGAGATCTGGGCCACCGCCGGCACCGAAGCCAAGCGCACCTACCTGCGCGGCCAGGGCATCGGCCAGGTGCTGGACTCCCGCACCCTGGACTTCGCCGACCACCTCCGCCAGGCCACCAACGGCCACGGCATCGACGTCGTCTGGAACTGCCTGGCGGGCCCCGCCCAGGCCGCCAGCCTGGACCTGCTCGTACCCGGCGGCCGCTTCATCGAGATCGGCAAGAAGGACGTCTACGACGGCACCCGCCTCAGCCTCGTCCCCTTCGGCCGCAACCTGTCCTTCCACACGCTCTACCTCACCCGCGACTGGCCCCAGCACCCCGAGCTGACCCGCACCGCAACCGAGGTCACCCAGGCCCTGGCCCAGGGCCTGCTGCCGCCCCTGCCCGTCACCGCCCACCCCGTCACCGACGCCGCCGACGCCTACCGCACCCTGGCCCAGGGCCGGCACACCGGCCGCCTCGCCCTGACCTGGCCCGCCCACGGCAGCGCCGAACTGCCCGTACGCCCCCAGGACGTGCCCCTGGTCCGCGACGACGGCAGCTACCTGATCACCGGCGGCCTCGGCGGCCTCGGCCTGCTCGCCGCCCGCTGGCTCACCGACCATTACGCCGGCACCGTCATCCTCACCTCACGCGACGCCCCCGACCCCCACACCGGGCAGCACATCGAAGAACTAAGGCAGCGCGGCACGCGTATCGAAGTCGTCCTCGGCGACATCGCCGCCCCCGGCACCGCCGAGCGCCTCGTACAGGCCGCCACCGCCACCGGCCACCGCCTCGCCGGCGTCCTGCACGCCGCCGCCGTCATCGAAGACGCCACCACCGAAACCCTCACCGACGACCTCATCCGCCGCGTCTGGCACCCCAAAACCACCGGCACCTGGCGCCTGCACCAGGCCACCGCCACACACGACCTCGACTGGTGGGTGGCCTACTCCTCCGCCGCCTCCACCCTCGGCAACGGCGGACAGACCGCCTACGCCGCCGCCAACGCCTGGCTGGAGGAGTTCACCTCCTGGCGCCGCGCCCAGGGCCTGCCGGCCACCTGCATCGCCTGGGGCCCCTGGGCCGACGTCGGCGCCGGAGCCTTCATGCAGGCCCGCGGCTACGAAATGATCGCCCCCGAAGAAGGCATGGCGGCCCTGCGCCACCTCCTGGCCCACGGCCGCCCCCGCACCACCTACACCCCCGCCGACTACCACCGCTGGCTGCAAGCCCACCCCACCGCCGACCGCCTCGCCTACTTCGCCCCCCTGCTCGGCACCACCGCACACGCCACCGACACCGGCCCCAACCTCTCCACCGCCCTCGCCCGGTGCACCACCCAGGCCGAACGCCACCACCTGCTCCAACAAGCCGTCATCACCCACACCGCCACCGTCCTGCACCACGACCCCGCCGCCCTGACCCCCGCCACCGCCTTCAACGCCATCGGCCTGGACTCCCTGATGTCCACCAGCCTGCGCAACAAGCTCGAACATGACACCGGACTACGCATCCCCCCCAGCGTGATGTGGGCCCAGCACAACCCCGCCGACCTCACCCACTACCTCCTCGAACAACTCCCCACCCCCGCCCACCAATGCACGGCACCGAACGGAAACACCCACACCTCCGCAGCCGGGACACCACCGCCCCCGAACGCCTCGGCCCCCACCACCGGACCCACCGGAACCGGCCTGCGGCCAGGAGCAGGAAGCCCGTCACGATGA
- a CDS encoding cytochrome P450, whose product MTAATPAPLTLQALGIPAVRHNPYPLYRQLRETAPVLWDPVRHHWTVTRHHEVTQALRCPALHAVPRRLGPRTPPTLRLLNTAMLDSDPPDHTHRRRAFTKAFTPRLTADLAPAITQHVDTLLNRVHDHGRMDLIEDLAAPLPLHTIGQMLGVPPQQRTLLHAGARGYARLWGGDETDQTTVSQAVTDVTRAIDYCRELITQRRHAPRCDLISRLASPADRASSLSDGELAANLFMVFTAGHYTTTDFLGNSVIALAHHPHQWQQLCADPTLAPSAVTELLRYEAPVQFVIRLAAQDLTLADQHITTGQLVVLLLAAANRDPRAFPDPDRLVLTRTPNHHLTLGFGIHSCLGTALARIQGEITLSRLAIRMPRLRPAGDTIHWKTTAGLRGPLRLPVRWD is encoded by the coding sequence ATGACCGCCGCTACGCCCGCACCGCTGACCCTGCAGGCCCTGGGCATCCCCGCCGTCCGGCACAACCCCTACCCCCTGTACCGGCAACTGCGCGAAACCGCACCCGTCCTGTGGGATCCCGTACGCCACCACTGGACCGTCACCCGCCACCACGAAGTCACCCAAGCACTGCGCTGCCCGGCCCTGCACGCCGTACCCCGCCGCCTCGGCCCCCGCACACCACCCACCCTGCGCCTGCTCAACACCGCCATGCTCGACTCCGACCCACCCGACCACACCCACCGGCGCCGCGCCTTCACCAAAGCCTTCACCCCGCGCCTGACCGCCGACCTCGCCCCCGCCATCACCCAGCACGTCGACACCCTCCTCAACCGCGTGCACGATCACGGCCGCATGGACCTCATCGAAGACCTGGCCGCCCCACTGCCCCTGCACACCATCGGCCAGATGCTCGGCGTACCACCGCAACAACGCACCCTCCTGCACGCCGGAGCACGCGGGTACGCCCGCCTGTGGGGCGGCGACGAAACAGACCAGACCACCGTCAGCCAAGCCGTCACCGACGTCACCAGGGCGATCGACTACTGCCGCGAACTGATCACCCAACGCCGCCACGCCCCCCGCTGCGACCTCATCAGCCGCCTGGCCTCACCAGCCGACCGGGCGAGCTCGCTCAGCGACGGCGAACTGGCCGCCAACCTCTTCATGGTCTTCACCGCAGGCCACTACACGACCACCGACTTCCTGGGAAACTCCGTCATCGCACTCGCTCACCACCCGCACCAATGGCAACAACTGTGCGCAGACCCAACACTGGCCCCGTCAGCCGTCACCGAACTGCTGCGCTACGAAGCCCCCGTCCAGTTCGTCATCCGCCTGGCCGCACAAGACCTCACCCTTGCCGACCAGCACATCACCACCGGCCAGCTCGTCGTCCTCCTGCTCGCCGCAGCCAACCGCGACCCCCGCGCCTTCCCCGATCCCGACCGCCTCGTCCTCACCCGCACCCCCAACCACCACCTCACCCTCGGCTTCGGCATCCACTCCTGCCTGGGAACAGCCCTGGCCCGGATACAAGGCGAGATCACCCTGAGCCGACTGGCCATCCGCATGCCTCGCCTCCGCCCGGCCGGCGACACCATCCATTGGAAGACCACCGCCGGACTCCGCGGACCTCTCCGCCTCCCCGTCCGCTGGGACTGA
- a CDS encoding condensation domain-containing protein produces MSDPRGALLPLTAAQSSVWYAQQMNPQNTIFNTGEFLEISGPVDAALFEEALRRVVDEAETLRLRFLPAEDGPVARIVSAGDLDWSLHVVDVSAEPNPWAAARSWMAEDFARPLDTERDQLFLFALLKLADDRHLWLHRYHHLLVDGFTVNMVARRTAEGYSALTVGEPVPATPFAPLAELLDLTAEYRRSERFGADRAYRIDRLKDCPEPVSLSGKQPALARSLARRTARLAGPDTQRLRDPAGDVGVTWPPALIAAVALWLQRLTGTPEVVLGLPPAPPPPPRTTRQADRLLPPRPAPREPTEKRPCAASSACHPWSDLGNL; encoded by the coding sequence GTGTCCGACCCCCGGGGTGCCCTGCTGCCGCTGACCGCCGCCCAATCGAGTGTCTGGTACGCGCAGCAGATGAATCCGCAGAACACAATCTTCAACACGGGTGAGTTCCTGGAAATCAGCGGCCCGGTCGACGCGGCGCTCTTCGAGGAAGCGCTGCGCCGCGTCGTCGACGAGGCCGAGACACTGCGGCTGCGGTTCTTGCCGGCCGAGGACGGACCCGTCGCCCGGATCGTGTCCGCCGGCGACCTCGACTGGTCCCTGCACGTCGTCGACGTCAGCGCCGAGCCCAACCCCTGGGCGGCAGCCCGGTCCTGGATGGCCGAGGACTTCGCCCGGCCCCTGGACACCGAGCGCGACCAGCTCTTCCTCTTCGCGCTGCTCAAGCTCGCCGACGACCGCCACCTCTGGCTGCACCGCTACCACCACCTGCTGGTCGACGGCTTCACCGTCAACATGGTGGCCCGCCGCACCGCAGAGGGGTACTCGGCGCTCACGGTCGGCGAGCCGGTACCCGCCACCCCGTTCGCACCTCTCGCAGAACTCCTGGACCTGACGGCCGAGTACCGCCGCTCGGAGCGGTTCGGCGCCGACCGGGCCTACCGGATCGACCGGCTCAAGGACTGCCCCGAGCCGGTCAGTCTCTCCGGAAAGCAGCCCGCCCTGGCCCGCTCGCTGGCCCGCCGCACCGCCCGCCTCGCCGGCCCCGACACGCAGCGGCTGCGCGATCCGGCCGGCGACGTCGGCGTCACCTGGCCGCCCGCGCTGATCGCCGCCGTCGCCCTGTGGCTGCAGCGGCTCACCGGTACCCCCGAGGTCGTCCTCGGCCTGCCGCCCGCCCCACCACCCCCACCGCGCACGACCCGGCAAGCGGACAGACTCCTGCCACCGCGCCCCGCGCCTCGCGAACCCACGGAGAAGAGGCCCTGTGCCGCCTCTTCGGCCTGTCATCCCTGGTCTGACCTGGGAAATCTCTGA